The proteins below come from a single Rhodococcus sp. WMMA185 genomic window:
- the mnmA gene encoding tRNA 2-thiouridine(34) synthase MnmA, with the protein MRVLAAMSGGVDSAVAAARAVAAGHDVVGVHLALSAEPGTLRTGSRGCCSKEDAGDARRAADVLGIPFYVWDFADRFKEDVIDDFVASYAAGETPNPCLRCNEKIKFAALADRAIALGFDAVATGHYAQLEDGVLRRAVDADKDQSYVLGVLTAEQLARAMFPVGDTPKEQIRQEAAERGLAVANKPDSHDICFIPSGDTRAFLGARIGVRPGSVVDADSGEVLAEHEGVHGFTIGQRKGLGVEGPAADGKPRYVTSIEPETGTVRVGSARSLEVHSITAERGVWTSGRAPETPIECAVQVRAHGGLAEAVAESVDGGIAISLREPLTGVAKGQAVVLYRPDPAGDIVLGSGTISGTDARPNMQ; encoded by the coding sequence ATGCGAGTACTGGCTGCCATGAGTGGCGGAGTCGATTCCGCCGTCGCAGCGGCACGGGCTGTTGCTGCCGGCCATGACGTGGTGGGTGTGCATCTGGCGCTGTCCGCCGAGCCGGGAACGTTGCGGACCGGATCCCGGGGATGCTGCTCGAAGGAGGACGCCGGCGATGCCAGGCGCGCCGCGGATGTGCTCGGAATCCCTTTTTATGTATGGGATTTTGCAGACCGATTCAAGGAAGACGTAATCGACGACTTCGTGGCGTCGTATGCTGCAGGCGAGACCCCCAATCCGTGCCTGCGGTGCAACGAGAAGATCAAGTTCGCTGCATTGGCCGATCGGGCAATCGCTCTCGGGTTCGATGCAGTGGCGACCGGTCACTACGCGCAGCTCGAGGACGGCGTGCTACGCAGAGCGGTCGATGCGGACAAGGATCAGTCGTACGTTCTGGGTGTACTCACGGCCGAGCAACTGGCCCGGGCGATGTTCCCGGTGGGCGACACTCCGAAGGAACAGATCCGGCAGGAGGCCGCCGAACGTGGTCTCGCAGTGGCGAACAAGCCCGACAGCCATGACATCTGCTTCATTCCCTCCGGAGACACCCGTGCTTTCCTCGGCGCGCGGATCGGAGTCCGTCCGGGGAGCGTCGTCGATGCTGACTCGGGGGAGGTGCTCGCCGAACACGAAGGTGTGCACGGGTTCACGATCGGCCAGCGCAAGGGCCTCGGTGTCGAGGGCCCCGCAGCGGATGGGAAACCGCGGTATGTCACGTCCATCGAGCCCGAAACAGGCACTGTCCGTGTCGGTTCCGCGCGTAGCCTCGAAGTGCATTCGATCACGGCGGAGCGCGGAGTGTGGACGTCGGGTAGAGCGCCGGAGACACCGATCGAGTGCGCAGTCCAGGTTAGGGCGCACGGTGGACTGGCCGAGGCGGTGGCCGAGTCGGTGGACGGCGGTATCGCCATCTCGCTGCGCGAACCGCTTACCGGGGTAGCGAAGGGGCAGGCCGTCGTGCTGTATCGACCCGACCCGGCGGGCGATATCGTCTTGGGTAGCGGTACCATTTCGGGTACCGATGCTCGTCCGAACATGCAGTGA
- a CDS encoding methionine synthase, producing the protein MMQGISLAGTVSGVGSWPGTDARESATIVLGELGELPHLVELPARGLGADMIGRAGALLVDLHVDTSTTGYRVVSRRGSVAKRAIDLLNQDLDAIEEAWESAGLGVGEHVVKVQSVGPLTLAAEVELGTGRRVLTDSGAVHDFAESLGEGLARHAAEVTRRLGSQVLIQIDEPRLPAVLAGTLAGRTRLETVRALPEPEALAVLEATLAGAGGVTMVHCCSPGLPAELLRRTSVRGVGLDMSQLTSADLDGIGELLDSGKELALGLVPTSAPAVPATWRDLAGPAVRLIDRLGFARTTLRNQVAVMPACGLAGADDSWSREALKLCAEVSRAFNDDPESL; encoded by the coding sequence GTGATGCAGGGTATTTCGCTGGCAGGTACCGTCAGCGGTGTCGGCTCGTGGCCGGGTACCGACGCCCGGGAATCGGCAACGATCGTCCTCGGTGAACTCGGAGAGCTTCCGCATCTGGTCGAGTTGCCTGCACGCGGATTGGGTGCAGACATGATCGGGCGTGCGGGCGCCCTGCTGGTCGATCTCCACGTGGACACGTCCACGACCGGGTATCGGGTGGTGTCTCGTCGGGGGTCCGTTGCGAAACGTGCCATCGACCTGTTGAACCAGGATCTCGACGCGATCGAGGAGGCTTGGGAGAGTGCGGGGCTCGGCGTCGGCGAGCATGTCGTGAAGGTGCAGTCGGTGGGCCCCCTCACGTTGGCGGCCGAGGTGGAACTCGGCACCGGTCGCCGCGTGCTCACCGACTCGGGCGCGGTTCACGACTTCGCCGAATCGTTGGGTGAGGGTCTGGCGCGGCATGCGGCCGAGGTCACGCGGCGACTCGGGTCGCAGGTGCTGATCCAGATCGACGAGCCGCGCCTGCCTGCGGTGCTGGCCGGCACACTGGCAGGCCGTACACGACTGGAAACCGTGCGGGCGCTGCCGGAACCGGAGGCCCTCGCTGTCCTCGAGGCGACCCTCGCAGGAGCCGGTGGCGTCACCATGGTTCACTGCTGCTCGCCGGGCCTGCCCGCGGAGCTTCTACGCCGCACCAGCGTGCGAGGTGTGGGCCTGGACATGTCACAGTTGACCTCCGCGGACCTGGACGGTATCGGCGAGTTGCTCGATTCGGGGAAGGAACTCGCGCTGGGACTCGTCCCGACATCGGCACCCGCTGTACCGGCTACCTGGCGTGATCTCGCGGGTCCTGCCGTGAGGTTGATCGACAGGCTCGGGTTTGCGCGCACCACCCTTCGGAACCAGGTCGCGGTGATGCCGGCATGTGGGCTCGCGGGCGCAGACGATTCGTGGAGCCGTGAGGCACTGAAGCTGTGCGCAGAGGTGAGTCGTGCCTTCAACGATGACCCGGAATCCCTCTGA